A single Nodosilinea sp. PGN35 DNA region contains:
- a CDS encoding MBL fold metallo-hydrolase has translation MGLVATATLGVSLWLGGLHVPSATALAQAEPALDRATPTNATTYRFTVGDYKATVVSDGTLSFPVGFFVPNADPEAAAAALADNFLPTDNVLAHLNVLYLETDEHRVLIDTGAGNTFGPTVGYLAGNLAAAGIAPDTIDTVIITHAHPDHIGGILDASGSPVFTNASYYISEPEWAFWMAPTVDMPNALSDADTQASTVAVAKEWLGAIANRTTRFALGDEIIPGVVSVASVGHTPGQSSYLITSGDDSLLATGDVFFSDPLNLENPDWEVAFDTDPIEGVAARKRLLEMVTGDRRKLLVPHMPFPGIGHVRAQGDAYGWEPIVWDFGFEA, from the coding sequence ATGGGCCTCGTTGCCACGGCGACCCTCGGCGTTTCTCTCTGGCTGGGCGGGCTGCACGTGCCATCCGCAACGGCCCTGGCCCAGGCTGAACCCGCCCTAGATCGGGCCACCCCCACCAATGCCACGACCTACCGCTTCACCGTGGGCGACTACAAGGCCACGGTGGTCAGCGACGGCACCCTGAGCTTCCCGGTGGGCTTCTTTGTGCCCAACGCCGACCCTGAGGCGGCCGCCGCCGCCCTGGCCGATAACTTTTTGCCGACGGACAATGTGCTCGCCCACCTGAATGTGCTGTACCTGGAGACCGATGAGCACCGGGTGCTGATCGATACCGGGGCGGGCAACACCTTTGGCCCCACCGTGGGCTATCTGGCTGGCAATCTGGCGGCGGCGGGCATTGCCCCCGACACCATTGACACCGTGATCATCACCCACGCCCACCCCGACCACATCGGCGGCATTCTCGACGCCAGCGGCAGCCCGGTGTTTACCAACGCCAGCTACTACATCTCTGAACCCGAGTGGGCCTTTTGGATGGCCCCGACGGTAGACATGCCCAACGCGCTTTCGGATGCAGATACCCAGGCAAGCACGGTGGCCGTAGCGAAGGAATGGCTGGGGGCGATCGCCAATCGCACCACCCGCTTTGCCCTGGGCGATGAGATCATCCCCGGCGTGGTCTCGGTGGCGTCGGTGGGCCACACCCCCGGGCAGTCTTCTTATCTCATCACCTCCGGCGACGACAGCCTGCTGGCCACGGGGGACGTGTTCTTTAGCGACCCCCTCAACCTGGAAAATCCTGACTGGGAAGTGGCCTTTGACACCGACCCCATCGAGGGCGTGGCCGCCCGGAAACGGCTGCTGGAGATGGTGACGGGCGATCGCCGCAAGCTGCTGGTGCCCCACATGCCCTTTCCCGGTATTGGCCACGTGCGCGCCCAGGGCGACGCCTACGGCTGGGAGCCGATCGTCTGGGATTTTGGGTTTGAGGCGTAG
- a CDS encoding Uma2 family endonuclease, with product MVTTRPPSPLSPSPPIVLRGVSWPTYKTLMAEVGGDRAWRIAYDRGVLELRMPLEEHEEPKGLLESFVEAIADELEIEVRKLGSLTLEREDLARAVEPDSCFYIQNEAAVRGRKIDLSNDPPPDLVIESDYTNSSVNKQSIYAALGVPELWRYTHQRLLVYARVEDGYEEQNSSLAFPSLPIDEVGSFIEQSRTLGQRSAVRLFRQRIQAILKEQRG from the coding sequence ATGGTAACAACGCGCCCACCTTCGCCGCTTTCTCCTAGCCCTCCCATTGTGCTGCGGGGGGTGAGCTGGCCCACCTACAAAACCCTAATGGCTGAGGTGGGGGGCGATCGCGCCTGGAGAATTGCCTACGATCGCGGGGTGCTGGAGCTGAGAATGCCGCTGGAGGAGCACGAAGAACCCAAAGGACTGTTGGAAAGCTTTGTGGAAGCGATCGCCGATGAACTCGAAATTGAGGTCAGAAAGCTCGGCTCGCTAACCCTGGAGCGTGAGGATCTGGCCCGCGCAGTCGAACCGGATAGCTGCTTTTATATTCAGAATGAGGCGGCAGTACGAGGCCGAAAAATCGATCTGTCGAATGATCCACCCCCAGACCTGGTGATTGAGTCCGACTACACCAACTCTTCTGTCAACAAACAGTCTATCTATGCCGCTTTAGGGGTGCCTGAGCTGTGGCGATACACCCATCAAAGGCTGCTGGTCTATGCCCGCGTGGAGGATGGTTACGAAGAACAGAACTCTAGCCTGGCTTTTCCCAGTTTGCCCATTGATGAAGTGGGCTCCTTTATCGAGCAAAGCCGCACCCTGGGTCAACGCAGCGCCGTCCGCCTCTTCCGCCAGCGCATTCAAGCGATTCTCAAGGAGCAGCGGGGGTGA